TGGAGGTGCGTCCGACGCGCGGCCAGATCGACGACCTGCTCGAGGAGATCAAGAAGCGCGTGGAGGTCGGGGAGCGGGTGCTCGTCACCACCCTGACCAAGCGGATGGCCGAGGACCTGACCGAATATCTGTTCCAGGCCGGCGTGCGGGTGCGCTACATCCACTCCGACATCGACGCGATCGGACGGATGGAGGTGCTCCGGGCGCTCCGGCTCCAGAAGGTGGACGTGCTCGTGGGGATCAACCTCCTGCGCGAGGGGCTGGACCTTCCCGAGGTCTCGCTGGTCGCCATCCTGGACGCCGACAAGGAGGGGTTCCTCCGCTCGGAGACGTCGCTGATCCAGACCGCGGGGCGCGCGGCGCGCCACATCCGGGGGCAGGTGCTGCTCTACGCCGACCACGTGACCGGCGCCATGCGCCGCGCGCTCGAGGAGATGAACCGCCGGCGCGAGGCGCAGGTCCAGTACAACGCCGAGAACGGTATCACGCCGATGACGATCGTGAAGTCGGTGGAGGAAGTGATGCGGACCACGTCCGTCGCCGACGCGGCGGGGGCGCCAAGCGTGGAGGAGCTGCTCCCCGCGCGCGCCCTGGACCTGGACCGCGAGGGGCTCATGGAGGTGCTCGAGCGCGAGATGCTCGAGGCGGCATCGCGCGAGGAATTCGAGCTGGCCGCGGTCTTCCGCGACCGGCTGGACGAGCTGCGGCTCGGAGGGGGAAAGGAAGGAACGCGTGCGGCTCGAAGCGATCGCACTGCCGATGGTGCGCCTGGCTCTGACGGAGGACGTCGGGGGCGGGGACGCGACCACCGACGCCGTCGTTGACGCATCGGCCCGGGCGCGGGCCCACATCGAGGCGCGCCACGAGGGGATCCTCGCCGGGAGCGGCGTCGCGGCGCTCGCGTTCCGCGAGCTGGATCCCGGGATGCAGATCGCGTGGTCCTGTCCCGACGGCGGGACGATCCCCAGGGGAACGCCGCTCGCCACCCTGGAGGGGTCGGCGCGAGCCATTCTCACCGCCGAGCGCGTGGCGCTGAACTTCCTGCAGCACCTGTCGGGGATCGCCACCCTGGCGGGGGCCTTCGTGAAAGCCGTGGAAGGCACGGGCGTGCACATCCTGGACACCCGGAAGACTACGCCCGGCCTGCGCGTGCTCGAGAAGTACGCCGTGCTCGCCGGAGGGGCCATGAACCACCGCTTCGGGCTCTTCGACGGCGTGCTCGTAAAGGAGAATCACATCAAGGCCGCCGGCAGTGTCGCGGCCGCCGTGACGCGCGCCAAGGAATCGGCCCAGCCCAAGGGGCTCCCGGTCGTGGTCGAGGTGCGATCGGTGGAGGATGCGCTCGACGTGGCCGGCATGGGCGTGGACCGTCTCCTCCTGGACAACTTCACCCCCCCGAAGATCGCGGACGTGGTGAAGCGGCTCGGACTGGGAAAGAAGACCGTGCGCGCGAAAGGGAAGAGCGGCGCCCCCGAGGCCGGCGGTGCCGCGGGAGGACCGCCCGAGATCGAAGTCTCCGGGGGCGTGCGCCTCGCCAACGTGCGCGAGTACGCCATCCCGGGCGTCTCGTACATCTCGATCGGGGCGCTGACCCACTCGGCGCCGGCGCTCGATCTCTCGCTGCTCCTGGACGAGAACCTATGAACCCCGAGCGAAGCGAGGGGAAGCGGGTCCGCCGGGGGGCTCCGTCGTGACCGGCCCCGCCGCCTATCTCGGCGTTCCGATCGAATTCCGTCGCAGCGTCGCCTCCACCAACGACGAGATCCTCCGCCGCGCGGCCGAGGGCGCGCCCGAGGGGCTCGTGATCGCCACCGAAGAGCAGACCGCCGGACGCGGCCGGCAGGGCCGGAGCTGGTGGGATGCGCCGGGCCGCTCGCTCCTCTTTTCGGTCCTGCTGCGCCCCGGCATTCCGCTCCCGCGATTTCCGCTCCTGGGGATGGCGATGGCGTGCGCGACGGCCGAGGTCGGCTCGGCGACCACGGGGGAGCCGTTCGCCGTGAAGTGGCCCAACGACGTGCTGCACGGAGGAAGGAAGCTCTGCGGCATCCTCGCGGAGTCGCGTCCGGGCGCCGCGGGTCACGTCCTCGTCGTCGGCACCGGGAT
The window above is part of the Candidatus Binatia bacterium genome. Proteins encoded here:
- the nadC gene encoding carboxylating nicotinate-nucleotide diphosphorylase yields the protein MRLEAIALPMVRLALTEDVGGGDATTDAVVDASARARAHIEARHEGILAGSGVAALAFRELDPGMQIAWSCPDGGTIPRGTPLATLEGSARAILTAERVALNFLQHLSGIATLAGAFVKAVEGTGVHILDTRKTTPGLRVLEKYAVLAGGAMNHRFGLFDGVLVKENHIKAAGSVAAAVTRAKESAQPKGLPVVVEVRSVEDALDVAGMGVDRLLLDNFTPPKIADVVKRLGLGKKTVRAKGKSGAPEAGGAAGGPPEIEVSGGVRLANVREYAIPGVSYISIGALTHSAPALDLSLLLDENL
- a CDS encoding biotin--[acetyl-CoA-carboxylase] ligase; this encodes MTGPAAYLGVPIEFRRSVASTNDEILRRAAEGAPEGLVIATEEQTAGRGRQGRSWWDAPGRSLLFSVLLRPGIPLPRFPLLGMAMACATAEVGSATTGEPFAVKWPNDVLHGGRKLCGILAESRPGAAGHVLVVGTGINVNQQSGDFPEELRSRATSLRIAGGGRDLDREDLLTAVLERFERYRGIAALDGPEALREAILPWLPQPGSRIAVQTPEGRVEGTVEAILATGALLIQDATGARFPVVAGEIPFGIGDSA